GTGTCACTTTCGCTTTGGCAACAGTGTCTTGCCCGTTTGCAGGATGAGCTACCTGCCACTGAATTCAGCATGTGGATCCGTCCGCTACAGGCTGAACTGAACGACAATACGCTGGCCTTATATGCCCCGAATCGGTTCGTACTCGACTGGGTAAGAGATAAATATCTCCATAATATCAACGCCCTGCTGAATGACTTCTGCGGCACCGAAGCGCCGCAGCTGCGTTTTGAGGTGGGCAGCAAGCCGGTGGTGCAGACCATGCCGCAGGCCAGCATGACCAGCGCCAGCGTGGCGGCGCCGGTGATGGCGAGCATACCGCCAACGGCGCCGGCGGCACGCCCCAGCTGGGATAGCGTACCCGCCCCCGCCGAGCGCTCCTGGCGTTCAAACGTCAACGCCAAACATAACTTTGATAACTTCGTCGAAGGTAAATCGAACCAGCTGGCGCGCGCGGCGGCGCGTCAGGTTGCCGATAACCCCGGCGGCGCCTACAACCCGCTGTTTCTGTATGGCGGCACCGGCTTGGGTAAAACCCACCTGTTACATGCGGTAGGTAACGGCATCATTGCCCGTAAACCCAATGCTAAAGTGGTCTACATGCATTCAGAGCGTTTCGTACAGGACATGGTAAAAGCGCTGCAAAATAACGCGATAGAAGAGTTCAAACGCTATTACCGTTCGGTAGATGCGCTGCTTATC
This Mixta hanseatica DNA region includes the following protein-coding sequences:
- the dnaA gene encoding chromosomal replication initiator protein DnaA gives rise to the protein MSLSLWQQCLARLQDELPATEFSMWIRPLQAELNDNTLALYAPNRFVLDWVRDKYLHNINALLNDFCGTEAPQLRFEVGSKPVVQTMPQASMTSASVAAPVMASIPPTAPAARPSWDSVPAPAERSWRSNVNAKHNFDNFVEGKSNQLARAAARQVADNPGGAYNPLFLYGGTGLGKTHLLHAVGNGIIARKPNAKVVYMHSERFVQDMVKALQNNAIEEFKRYYRSVDALLIDDIQFFANKERSQEEFFHTFNALLEGNQQIILTSDRYPKEINGVEDRLKSRFGWGLTVAIEPPELETRVAILMKKADENDIRLPGEVAFFIAKRLRSNVRELEGALNRVIANANFTGRAITIDFVREALRDLLALQEKLVTIDNIQKTVAEYYKIKVADLLSKRRSRSVARPRQMAMAMAKELTNHSLPEIGDAFGGRDHTTVLHACRKIEQLREESHDIKEDFSNLIRTLSS